CGGCCGGCCGAGTCCGGTCCGTCGACGACCTCGGCGGGTTCCTGCGCGGGAAGCTGGCGACCAGCGGGCTGGTCGCGGCGGCGTTCACGGCCGCGGCGTGCGGCTCCCCGGCGAGGTTCGCCGAGCTGGACGCCGGGCTCGACGCGCGGACGCCGTCACCGGCCCTGCGCAAGGCTTCCCGGGCGCAGGGCCGAGCGCTGCTGCGGGCCGGCCGGGCGATGTGGCCGATGGCGGACATCGGGCGGGAACCGCACCAACCGGTCGCGCTCGGTGCGCTGGCGGCCGCCGCCGGGCTCACACCCGGCCAGGCCGCGACCGCCGCGGCGCACGGCACGATCACCGGTCCGGCCAGCGCGGCGGTCCGGTTGCTGGGACTCGATCCGTACGGGGTGCACGCGCTCCTGGCCCGCCTCGCACCCGCCTGCGACAGGGTGGCGGCACTCGCCGCCGCACGGTCCTGCGACGCCGTCGACGACCTGCCGGCCGCGGGCGCTCCACTGCTCGACATCGGCGCCGAACACCACGCCACCTGGGAGGTGCGTCTCTTTGCATCCTGAACCGCAACATCCTGAACCGCGGCATCCTGAACCGGGGCATCCCGAACCGGGGCACCCGCAGCCCCACCAGCACGGCCCCGACGAGGTTCCGCACACCCATCCGGAACCGGGGGTCGATCCGCACGCTCCCCTGCACGCCGGGGCGCGGGCACTGCGCATCGGGATCGGCGGCCCGGTCGGATCCGGCAAGACCGCGCTGGTCGCGGCGCTGTGCCGGACCCTGGGCGCGGAGCTGCGCCTGGCCGTGGTCACCAACGACATCTACACCACCGAGGACGCCGACTTCCTGCTGCGCAACGGCGTGCTGCCGGCCGAACGGATCCGCGCGGTGGAAACCGGCTGCTGTCCGCACACCGCCATCCGCGACGACATCTCGGCGAACCTGGACGCCGTCGAGGACCTG
This window of the Actinoplanes oblitus genome carries:
- a CDS encoding urease accessory protein UreF → MSLATLLLLADGRLPSGGHAHSAGLEAQVAAGRVRSVDDLGGFLRGKLATSGLVAAAFTAAACGSPARFAELDAGLDARTPSPALRKASRAQGRALLRAGRAMWPMADIGREPHQPVALGALAAAAGLTPGQAATAAAHGTITGPASAAVRLLGLDPYGVHALLARLAPACDRVAALAAARSCDAVDDLPAAGAPLLDIGAEHHATWEVRLFAS